In Helicobacter anatolicus, a single genomic region encodes these proteins:
- a CDS encoding RDD family protein encodes MRLSDEKIEEILFREKLQVAPFSKRALAFLIDEIIISMLFVFIFYADFTSFGEDRAELLQMISHTMIYLILLKYAYHSIFTFFYGASIGKLFVKIKIIQIDSLDTPDLFTSLLRCFFRLLGQELLYITYFFASGDRFVRTLHDRFVRTIVILQD; translated from the coding sequence ATGCGATTAAGTGATGAAAAAATAGAAGAAATTTTATTTAGGGAAAAGCTTCAAGTAGCACCATTTTCGAAACGAGCTTTAGCTTTTTTGATTGATGAGATTATTATTTCCATGTTGTTTGTTTTTATTTTTTATGCAGATTTTACAAGTTTTGGGGAAGATAGAGCTGAATTGTTGCAGATGATTTCCCATACTATGATTTATCTTATTTTGTTGAAATATGCTTATCATAGTATTTTTACATTTTTTTATGGTGCTAGTATAGGAAAACTTTTTGTAAAAATTAAAATTATTCAAATTGATAGTTTAGATACGCCTGATTTATTCACATCTTTATTGCGATGTTTTTTTCGTTTATTAGGGCAAGAATTATTGTATATAACTTACTTTTTTGCGTCGGGTGATCGTTTTGTGAGGACTTTGCACGATCGTTTTGTGAGGACCATTGTGATACTTCAGGATTAG
- the purD gene encoding phosphoribosylamine--glycine ligase → MKNILILGSGGREYAIALHLLKDKFVDNLYFTPNNAGVARLGKILEYKTPQELIEKIQDLKIDFVIVGPEAYIVDGITDLLHIAGIKVFGPSKKAGMLEGSKAYMKDFVTRYNVPTARYIQTTDLKEAIAFLKNLTPPYVLKADGLCAGKGVLILEDFNEAVRNLEEMLSGKAFGDSGKCVVIEEYLEGFELSVFAVCDGENFQVLPACQDHKRLLDNDEGPNTGGMGAYSPAPSCDITLMEKIKNKILKPTLDGLLKEGNPFCGILFAGIMVQEKNGELEPFLLEYNVRFGDPECEVLMPLLKTPLREICEHVFEKKLDSLKIEFYPKSAMAVVVASKDYPYTKSIPMPISFKDYDSTLGHIVFAGVDEIDGKLYATGGRVLLCVGIGENVLEARNNAYKLIESVYFEGMHYRKDIGYRVLDAIK, encoded by the coding sequence TCTTGGTAGCGGTGGAAGAGAATATGCAATTGCCCTTCATTTGTTAAAAGATAAATTTGTAGATAATCTTTATTTTACTCCAAATAATGCTGGTGTTGCTAGACTAGGTAAAATTTTAGAATACAAAACTCCTCAAGAATTGATAGAAAAAATTCAAGATTTAAAAATTGATTTTGTGATTGTTGGTCCTGAGGCATATATTGTTGATGGAATTACAGATTTATTGCACATAGCGGGTATCAAAGTGTTTGGGCCTAGTAAAAAAGCTGGTATGCTAGAGGGGTCTAAGGCGTATATGAAAGATTTTGTTACACGCTATAATGTTCCCACTGCACGCTATATTCAAACCACAGATCTTAAAGAAGCAATTGCATTTTTGAAAAATCTTACCCCTCCTTATGTTTTAAAGGCTGATGGTTTATGTGCTGGAAAGGGTGTTTTAATTTTGGAAGATTTTAATGAGGCGGTGAGAAATTTAGAGGAAATGCTTAGTGGAAAGGCTTTTGGAGATAGTGGAAAGTGCGTGGTAATTGAAGAATATCTTGAGGGGTTTGAGCTTTCTGTTTTTGCTGTTTGTGATGGAGAGAATTTTCAGGTTCTGCCTGCATGTCAAGATCATAAAAGATTGTTAGATAATGATGAGGGTCCAAATACCGGTGGAATGGGTGCATATTCTCCTGCCCCATCTTGTGATATAACTTTGATGGAAAAAATTAAAAATAAAATTTTAAAACCAACTTTAGATGGCTTATTGAAAGAAGGCAATCCGTTTTGTGGCATTTTGTTTGCCGGGATTATGGTGCAGGAAAAAAATGGAGAATTAGAGCCTTTTTTGCTGGAATATAATGTGCGTTTTGGTGATCCGGAATGTGAAGTTTTGATGCCATTGTTAAAAACACCATTAAGGGAAATTTGTGAACATGTTTTTGAAAAAAAGCTAGATTCTTTAAAAATTGAATTTTATCCAAAAAGTGCAATGGCTGTTGTGGTGGCTTCAAAAGATTATCCTTATACAAAAAGTATCCCGATGCCTATTAGTTTTAAGGATTATGATTCTACACTTGGACATATTGTTTTTGCTGGAGTGGATGAAATTGATGGTAAATTGTATGCTACAGGTGGTAGAGTGCTTCTTTGTGTGGGGATTGGTGAAAATGTTCTAGAAGCAAGGAATAATGCATATAAACTTATTGAGAGTGTGTATTTTGAAGGAATGCACTATCGTAAAGATATTGGATATAGGGTTTTAGATGCGATTAAGTGA